The nucleotide sequence CTGCTTAACGTACTTTTTCTTGATCATTTTAACCGTTTGAGTAACGTTATGTAGGCTTACTAAggctatttgttttttgttttgtttttgttgtttgtttgttttttgcacttaAGCAGATTAggtgtggggttttttttgttttgtttttttttactgtcatctAACGTTAGACGTAAGTTACATTCACTTTGCAAATATGTTAGAAGATGTACGTTAAGTTGACTGTTAAAGTTAACGTTAGTATCTCGGGTAAAAACAAATGTTATCAAATATATGCAAATTGGACCATTTTAAGGTATATGGTCGATTGTGTGCATCTTTTTAGGCAGATTAACGTTACTTGACtatgacttttctttctttctttttttcttttttaaaacaatagaTTATCCATCTCTATGTAACCTTCCATTTTGCTTTTCTATAAATATACTTTGCAACTACGCTAAAGCGTTGTACAAACATCCTCGACACAACATGAAAGTTGCATGTAAAATTTTGTAAGATgtcctgttaaaaaaataatttccaggAAGTGGAACATTCATACTTTTCATGCTGAGTTGTACTTTCATTACAAAAATCAAATCATGTCATTTTTAATATTCCAGAGACATCGTTGTGACATAATTCCACATTGGATCTGATTAAAGTCAATCACACACTTATGGTATGTATAGTTTGTTTTTTGTAATATGTTTATGAATAAAACGTATTCAGAATGCTGTGACTATCTTGtctcttttaatttaattctagATTCGGTCTTGAAAAAAGTCTACATGTGCACACTTGCCCAAAAAAGTGCAGGAGAAgagtttatgtttaaataaaagtcAGGGGAACACCTCTCCCGCAAATTCTATGCGGTATGCTACTGGGAGCCACCGCGGAAAGGTGAAAGAGCGTGATTGTCGATCCCTGCCCTATAACAATACACATCTGAATTAAACTGAGAGGTGAGTATGTAGATAGAGTTGGCAAATGataaaaatcaatataaaatgttataattgcaGAATATTTCTAATGGCCTAAATGCAAGCTGCGACCCTTGGCAAGACACGGCTCTGTCTCTGCTTTTGCAGTTGATAGCAGTGGGTGTAATTATTAATTCTGGCACAAAAATCTCACAGTGAGACAAGAAGTAGTTGGAGATCCAAAGTCTGCCAACTTAATTTTTCCCAAAAAGACATTGAAAGGGACATGTTAGCATTTCACACGGGAATAGAGCTTTCAGATACTGATCATGAAATCGCATGGGAACATATTTCACTGGTCAAACCTCAGCTTCCTGTGAATGCGAAACACTTGCTCATGTGGGCATAATGTgggttcttttttgttgttgttgtctgaaTCTACATAAATTTAACACTTAGAGAAAGCTGTCAGTATGTAAATTGAAATCTGACATTTCGGATTTGGTGACGAATTACACTGGAGTCAAAAGAAAAGAATATAATGACAGTGTTAGTTGGCTGATGGCACTACAAGAAAGCACAGAGTCCCAACTCTTCAGCAACTCTCCTGAGCTaagaaataatgaaattaaataatatttgttttaatgataCAAGATTAAACTAAACTAAGATAAAATAAGAATTTTATTCAGGAAGATTTATACAAGCAACATCAATCCCAAATGTCTCAGACTTCCCATCAAAATATTCAGAAGTTATGCATTACGCtatatgaataaaaaagaaatataattgttGAGGATGGTTATAAGTAAGATGTACATGTATTTGTCTAGCGGTGGTTTCAGTTTTGCACCTGAAATAGtatctgcagtgtgtgtgtaaaaaaggaAGTATATAAATTACATCTATTTGAGAAATAAACGAACAGagagtaaataatttaaataatattaaaatgaatgaaataaactaaaatatactaaaataaaataatgttgttgttttttgacaatgaaaatataaatgtgaaaaaagaaaaatttggcTGATGTAAAACtttctatttaaaatgcattttttacacTATAGTTTATTGCTAAGACCGTAATGAAATAGaataaaactgttcatttaaatcCCGAAGTGTTAACATGGAAATGATTGACAgataactaaactaaattaagataaaaaaaaaaaaataagatacatttaaataaaataaaaatcagtccaGCAGTGCAGATGTGGAAATGctcaacagaaaaacaaaattcaGGAGCAAGCAAGGCTAACTAAAAGCATAGCAATGCCATATGTCTTCTAATTAAGAATGAGCAATGATGCTAAATCATTTGTCTAAGGGCCTTATGAGTTTGAGTATGAGTTTGGTATAGTTTCTTAGTTTTTTGTCCAAAGTGTATATCAAATACATAACCAGGAGGAAATCTTTAAGAACAGTCTAGAGTAGAGCTTGACACATTCTCTGTCCGATACGATCTGTTCCTCACTCTCCTCAGGCAAGGCAAGTACTTCCCAGCGGTTGCACGAAAGTCTTTGCGGAGAAAGATGTAAAACACAGGATCCAGCAAACTGTTAAGGCTCAGAAAGCCTCGTCCTAACTGATAGGGCATAAACATAGCCTTTTCCCAAACACACGGACTGTTGTGTATAAGCAGTCCGACGTACTTCAAACAGCCGATGAAATGATAGGGTCCCAGCACCATGACAAATACGGCCACCAGAAGAGTGAGCAGACCCCTGATACTTCTCTTCTCCTCGGATAAAAGCCGGTTGATTGCCATCAGCGAGCGGACAGTCTCTCTATGGAGACCGACAATGAAGCTCAGGGGAATGATGAAGGACAAAAGCAGAGTAATTAGTCTGTAGGTGATAAAACTGCCCTCTGAGGGATACTTCTCGATACAAAGAGTGTAATTTTCCTGCTTGGGAAAGAGTTTGTTTAACGCAATGGCAGGTGGCACCGCAATTAGAATCCAAATGCTGAGTGCTATCCAGCGAGCAAACTTCAAGTTAAGGAGATACTTGAAACTGAGAGGTCTGGCGATGGCCAGGTGACGTTCTAGAGCAATGATACACATGAAGAATATGCCTGAATAAAtgctaatgtaaaaaaacaaacccaTGAACTGACAGCTCTGGGGTCCAAAGCGCCAATTGTGTCCATTGGCATAGTAATCTATCCATAAAGGCAAAGTCAGAAGTTGAATCAGGTCTGCGATCAGAAGGTTGATGACATAAACTGGAAGAACGTTCTCCGACTGGATGAGTTTGTAGAGCCCAAAGAGCGCCAGCAGGTTTAAAGGGGTGCCGATGATGAAGAAGATTCCATACAGGACGGGAAGGAAGATGCCATCTTGACTGAAATCAATTCCACAAGCATTTCCCAGAGTCACAGGAACGCTCAGGCTTGTGAGGGCACTAACATTGAAGTGGTTCTTCATCTTTTGCCTATATGACAGAGTGCTCTTGTGTTCTTTATATGGATTTGAATCCTATTCACAAAACAAAACTAGTGCCATTAGCAACATTTTATGTTagtttcatttataaatgaagCACCGACTAAATATATGCAACATTATACacaggaaatacatttttttcagaacaAGTATTTCAAAACACTAGGAATTTGCTTAGAATGaatttcaacatttcatttcCCAGTTCTCATTTGGAATCATTCAAATCAGGTAAAGCACAAATATGCTTCACaaaatttgcatttatgcatttgacagatgcttttaCCTAACCATTCAAGCTGTTTATTTTTGCACCAGTATGCGTGTTTCCTTTTAATCAGTCCCATAAGATGAAATGTGTTCATTAGtgtgatttaatttaatgtgatgcAAGACTATTTTAGCACATTTAGTGCCTAGATAAACTACATTGCACTTGGTAAAAATATAACCTAATTCCAAaagataaatatgaataaatctgaaatatgTACTTACCTAATATGTTCTGATAAGAAACGTGAATTTTTCATTAAGTAACTGTTGAACACAGAGACAACTCAAATCACTTAATTTCCTACAGGAACATGACCTCATATGATGCAAGGaaaacataaaaagcataaaaataagcaTATTTCTGTGTACATAAGCTCAGCACATGACTAACATGAACTAACTTACCAGAGGAAATGTGTCAGGAGGATATGACTTTACATCCTGGATGGCTTAGCCAACATTTAACCAACAtcctgacctttttttttttggccatgtcGTGTTTGCCAGTAAATAAGAACTGTTGTTCTAGATAACAAAACCAGATATGAgccatatactgtatgcatgcaaacaattaaaataaatgaatatagaaattaaataattacaaaaatatttcaggacataaaaatgctgtgtaattttcattttacattgaCTAATGCAATGGTCACCTTGGACATTTCTGACACAAAAAGTGAATTTAGCATGAAAAAGTCAACTTTAAACTACAGAGCAGTTACCCTTGCCACTGTAAAAATTGTCTATATTAAAggcactgtttttgcatcaaaataattagttttacatacaaaatgaatatttataatccataatttcattaattgcattaatttgattcatttataATTTGGACCTGGTCCATGTAAAATAACTAAGAATTTTATTGAAAAGGGCATTTGAAGAAGCTTTCCCTTACCAAAGAGTAGTAtacttcacatttattttattaagtatacttaagtaaagtatattttaagtatactttatgtagcaagtatacaaatatcagtgttctactagtatacttgtaagtgtactgtttcaatactccttgggtctaaattggcccactttctagtatataaaaatatactttcaagaataattttaagtataacagtagcaaattttgagtacacaactagtttacttctatgtttgtagtttgtactgcaatt is from Carassius auratus strain Wakin chromosome 13, ASM336829v1, whole genome shotgun sequence and encodes:
- the LOC113112285 gene encoding G-protein coupled receptor 4-like; translated protein: MKNHFNVSALTSLSVPVTLGNACGIDFSQDGIFLPVLYGIFFIIGTPLNLLALFGLYKLIQSENVLPVYVINLLIADLIQLLTLPLWIDYYANGHNWRFGPQSCQFMGLFFYISIYSGIFFMCIIALERHLAIARPLSFKYLLNLKFARWIALSIWILIAVPPAIALNKLFPKQENYTLCIEKYPSEGSFITYRLITLLLSFIIPLSFIVGLHRETVRSLMAINRLLSEEKRSIRGLLTLLVAVFVMVLGPYHFIGCLKYVGLLIHNSPCVWEKAMFMPYQLGRGFLSLNSLLDPVFYIFLRKDFRATAGKYLPCLRRVRNRSYRTENVSSSTLDCS